A section of the Tachysurus fulvidraco isolate hzauxx_2018 chromosome 7, HZAU_PFXX_2.0, whole genome shotgun sequence genome encodes:
- the LOC113640138 gene encoding retinal cone rhodopsin-sensitive cGMP 3',5'-cyclic phosphodiesterase subunit gamma-like encodes MNSAPPAGSALSAPAGGVGPTTPKKGPPKFKQRQTRTFKSKAPKPGQKGFGDDIPGMEGLGTDFTVVCPWEAFGDMELSDLAKYGII; translated from the exons ATGAACTCAGCACCCCCTGCAGGAAGTGCTTTATCAGCTCCAGCAGGTGGAGTCGGTCCAACAACACCAAAAAAGGGCCCACCCAAATTTAAACAGAGACAAACACGTACATTTAAGAGTAAGGCACCTAAACCTGGCCAGAAAGG TTTTGGTGATGACATTCCAGGAATGGAGGGCCTTGGCACAG ATTTCACAGTCGTGTGTCCCTGGGAGGCCTTCGGTGACATGGAGCTCAGCGATCTTGCCAAATATGGCATTATTTAA